One stretch of Hemitrygon akajei chromosome 18, sHemAka1.3, whole genome shotgun sequence DNA includes these proteins:
- the LOC140741420 gene encoding ras-related protein Rab-18-like: protein MDEEHLATLKILLIGESGVGKSSLLLRFTDGTFDSEIASTIGVDFKVKTMRFDGNNVKLAIWDTAGQERFRTLTPSYYRGAQGVILVYDVTRRESFVKLENWLNELDTYSTKQGIVKMLVGNKIDKVNHEVDRNEGLRFARKHSMLFIETSAKTCDGVVCAFEEVVEKIIQTPGLWEAENVNAVRLSDFASDQDGACGGYCSLL from the exons ATGGACGAGGAGCATCTCGCGACTCTGAAGATTCTCTTAATCGGGGAGAGTGGAGTGGGCAAATCGAG CCTTCTGCTAAGGTTCACAGATGGCACATTTGACTCTGAAATTGCCTCAACTATTG GGGTTGACTTCAAAGTGAAAACAATGAGATTTGATGGAAACAATGTAAAGCTTGCAATATGG GACACAGCTGGGCAGGAGCGATTTCGGACATTGACACCCAGCTATTACAGAGGTGCTCAAGGTGTCATTTTAG TGTATGATGTCACAAGAAGGGAATCCTTTGTAAAGCTTGAGAATTGGCTGAATGAATTGGatacctacagcacaaaacagggtATCGTTAAGATGTTGGTTGGGAATAAAATTGACAAG GTAAATCATGAAGTTGACCGGAATGAAGGACTTAGGTTTGCCAGAAAGCATTCAATGCTTTTTATAG AGACAAGCGCTAAAACCTGCGATGGAGTTGTGTGTGCTTTTGAGGAAGTGGTAGAAAAAATAATCCAAACCCCTGGACTCTGGGAAGCTGAGAATGTTAACGCTGTGAGGCTTTCAGACTTTGCCTCCGATCAGGATGGAGCATGTGGTGGCTACTGTTCCTTATTATAA